Below is a window of Lacibacter sp. H407 DNA.
TGAGGCTAAAAATTTTATTTACTAATATTCAAATGATAATTATTTAGAAAAATGAGAATACTAATTGCAGGTGGTGCGGGTTATGTAGGATCAGCTCTTATTCCCAAATTACTGGAGAGGGGGTATGTTGTAGATGTTATTGACTTGCTTTGGTTCGGTAACAATTTACCTCCTGATGTGAGAGTTTTGCAAAAGGATATTTTTGAGTTGAACGAGAACGAATTGAAAGAGTACGACCAAGTAATGTTTCTTGCTGGTCTTTCAAACGACCCGATGGCTGAATTTTCACCAGCCAAAAACTTTATTTACAATGCTTCTTCCCCTTCTTATCTAGCTTATATCGCCAAACGTGCCGGAGTAAAGAAATTTATTTATGCCAGCTCATGTTCTGTATATGGTTATACTGTGAATGAGCTGTATGATGAAACTGCACCTGCAGTTTCAAATTATCCATACGGAATTTCAAAATTGCAGGGCGAAGAGGGCGTGCTCGGTATGGCTGATAAAGATTTTTCAGTAATCTGTTTTCGTAAAGGCACCGTAAGCGGCTATAGCCCTAGAATGCGGCTCGACCTTATTGTAAATACAATGTTTAAGACAGCTTTGCAAACCGGCGAAATTATTGTAAACAACCCATCCATCTGGCGCCCTATTCTTAGTATTGAAGATGCGGTAAGTGGTTACATCCGTGCTATTGAAAGCTCTGATGGTATTACAGGCGTATTTAATTTATCCAGCGGAAACTATACAGTTGGCGAAGTGGCAGACCTTGTAAAAGAGGCAATAGAAAAAAAATTGGGTAAACAAGTCAAATTAAACATTAAGAACATTAAAGATTTCAGAAACTATAAAGTTTCCAATGAAAAAGCGGTAACAACATTAAGTTTTAAACCTAAACATGATGTAACTGCAATTTTAGACAACTTGATTGTGAACATGGATAAGTTTACAGACTTTGACAATCCCAACTACTACAATATTCACATATTCAAACAGTTAAACTAAAATAATGAAAATAGCCGTCATCGGTTCAAACGGGCAATTAGGT
It encodes the following:
- a CDS encoding NAD-dependent epimerase/dehydratase family protein → MRILIAGGAGYVGSALIPKLLERGYVVDVIDLLWFGNNLPPDVRVLQKDIFELNENELKEYDQVMFLAGLSNDPMAEFSPAKNFIYNASSPSYLAYIAKRAGVKKFIYASSCSVYGYTVNELYDETAPAVSNYPYGISKLQGEEGVLGMADKDFSVICFRKGTVSGYSPRMRLDLIVNTMFKTALQTGEIIVNNPSIWRPILSIEDAVSGYIRAIESSDGITGVFNLSSGNYTVGEVADLVKEAIEKKLGKQVKLNIKNIKDFRNYKVSNEKAVTTLSFKPKHDVTAILDNLIVNMDKFTDFDNPNYYNIHIFKQLN